The DNA sequence TACTATTAAGAACTGTAGCCACACTCCGCAAAGGTGCTAATAAAACACTTACAATTGCTGGCTTCATCCCCACAATGTATGATGCACGTACTGCCCAAGAAAGCAGAACCATGAAAGCTATCACAGAACAACTTTCACCCCTGGCCACAGTTTACGAACCCATTCCTAAATCTATTGCCTTTGCTGATGCAAGTGAGGCACGCATACCCTTAGCACTATACAATCCCAAACATCCTGCCGTCGCTGTACTAAAAAAAATCGCCCTCAGTTTAGAAAAACTACAGTGAGCAAAAAAGACCAACCCTATACCAGCCAGTTAAAAGGTGTAGCTGCCCTACTAGGCGAAAGCTTTAACCAAACCCAAAGTACTGCTAATTCACCAACTACTGTTGCCATCAACTTAATCAAACTGCCACAGTCCCAGCCCCGGCGCTACTTCGACCTTAAAAAGCTTGAAGAACTATCACGCTCGATAAAAGAACTGGGTATTCTCGAACCTTTATTAGTGCGTCCCCTTCCTGGAGGCGGTTATGAAGTAGTCGCAGGGGAACGACGCTATAGAGCCGCATCAATGGCAGCATTAACTGAGGTTCTCATTATTTCCAGGGAAATGGACGATGCAACTGCATACCAAGTGCGCCTCGTTGAAAACCTGCAACGCGAAGACCTCAACCCCCTAGAAGAAACTGAAGGTATCCTGGAATTGTTGGTGTTGCGGTTAGAGATGACACGAGATGAAGTAATTAGTCATCTCAACCGGATGAGAAACGTTTGCGATCGCTATGAGGAAAATTCCGAACTGAGACATAACGTTATGTCTCAACCAGAAACCAAGATAATTGAAGAGTTATTTTCATCTTTGGGACGGATGAGTTGGCAATCGTTTGTCAAAAATCGCCTACCATTACTCAATTTACCTCCAGATGTGCTGGAAGTGCTACGTTCTGGACAGATTGAATATACCAAAGCACTGGCGATCGCCCGAATTCAAGATGAAAAAACTAGAATTCAATTTTTAGAAGATGCGATCGCTTACAATCTCTCATTGAGCGAAATTAAACGCAAAATCAAAGAAATTGAACAGCAGACTAAATCAGAAACACCATCATTAAAAGACCTAGCTGATGACACATTTCGCCGCTTAAAAAAATCTCAAGTTTGGGACGACCCAAAGAAAAAAGCGAAGGTAGAGAAGTTGTTAGCTCAGTTAGATGCACTGATGCAAGACGACAATCCAAAGTAAACCAATGTGGTAATTCTTGAAACTATTCAATTTGCTGTCTAAGGGATGGCGACATAATCATTAGCCCTCGGACAACTTCTTCAGGAGTAGCCGTGCCATCAATTACCTTTGGTATAATCGCTATCACTTCCAAAGCCAGGTTCGTAGGAATTCCTCTTGCTTCTAACCGCTTCAATTCCAGAACGTCAATGCCTGCTGCCAATCCCTCTAAATACTCTTCTACACTCACTCCTAAGTTTTCAATTTCTGACATGGGTATAATGGGTTTTTTGTTCGACCTCTATATTCAAGCATCTATTACGTGGCTATCTCACAGTGCGATCGCTCCCCTCAACCATTCCACCTCTCAAACCCACTGAGTATCAAACGCATCTTGCCCAGTTCCATAAATTAAGTTACCGTATTTCTGCCAATTGGCTAGTTCTTGGGCTTCAATTTGGGGTGCGTGCAGAACAGCAAGATTTTCTTCTAATTGCTGCCTAGTTTTGGGGGCGGTCAGCGCCAGACGCACCCCTGAATGATTTAACGCATAGCGATAACAGTCTGCTGCCGTAGGTAACTTTCCGTGCCAGTTGTGATGACCTTTGAGTAACGTTCCCCAGCGCGTGCAAGTAAATGCTACCACGGGAATACCAGCTTTTTGAGCAGCAGGTAAAACGTTTTGTTCAGCCTGACGATGTGCCATATTGTAGCGGTGCATCAACACATCACACTGATGACGCTTTATCATTTCTAAAGCTATGGCTCGATTGTGTGTGGTAACTCCCACGTAGCGCACAACTCCAGAGTCCTTCCACAAACGAAGTTCATCAAGCAACACCTGAACCTGGGTCATGTCGTCAGCAGGCGAAACATATTCAATAAAAAATATATCCACCCGATCGACATTTAAACAATGGCGCACAGAGTCGAGGTAAAGGCGTAAAGAGCTTATATCTCGGTCTTCACTCCCCGTTGCGACTAAGACCTGCTCACGGTTTGTTAGCAACAGAGATTTTAAGCCACCCAAAAAGTTTTCAGATTCCAGATTGTAAAAGAAAAAGTAATTAATTCCCGCTTCAAATGCCAACAAAACAGTTGCAGCATCTATCGATTGCCCTGCCAAACCGAGAATACTTGCTGGTTGTCCTTGTAGTGTTGATAATTCCACGGTCAACTATCCGACTTCTTACTTTGAGTGTATTACGCCTGGAGAACCCTTCATACATCACCCGCCCTTGACTATCGACAATAGCCAGTTCACTTAATTCTGGTTTGCCTTCAGTATCGATAACCACAAAATCCATATCACCCTAACTGTAAGCAGACTATAGCAAAATTTAACACAACTAGTAGTTAGTTAGTATAATTTTTGGCATAAATAATATTGATCTGTAGTGACTGACGTGCGATCGCTCTACATTGGTTTAAACTACGCTATTGAGCGATTTTAGTCACCCGTTATAAATTTTGGTTTTATCTATCTGTAACTCAGTATCAATATTAACTTGCTCTCCTGGAGATGGGGTGTCAAGTGGAGGTACAGTAAGGGTTGACTGATTGGGGGTAGGTTCGTCAGATGGCATGATGATTGTCAAGAGTGTGCAAATCGTGGTCTGATTCAATCATAATTGTCTACAATTATGACTTTGCAGAATTTGATCAAGTCTTTAGAGCGTGTTCATGATTCAATCCCAAAGTTAAGCGATCGCCTTCTTGTCCTGCCTGCTGGGTGGTAAATTCTAAATTCGACTTTCCCGTTTCTTCCCTTCTCCCCCTAAAACCCAATTGGCAGAAATTTCGAGTTATTATTAATCACATCTTTACCAATTCTTGCTGCCACTCCTTCAGCAACGCCATTGATCAAAAAGCAAGATAACTGCAATCTATACTCTTCTCCTTCTACTTTGATAATTGGTAAATCAGCATATTTTTGGTAAACTTTAGCAAAATAAGCGTACTCAGGGTCTGGGTTACAAGCTATTTCTTGATTACTTTTAATAACTTTAACTTCTCTCCCTTCTCTCCCCCAGGTGGGTTTTGACACTAAGGGAGGATTGATTTTATCTTGTTCCATAAATGTAGGTAAAAAATGTTCAAATCCTGCCAAATTATTCTGACTAAAAAAATCAAATCCTAATTCTGTAATTAAAGCCATTAACGCTTTATTTTGCATTACAAAAGCACTGACAGGATTAATTAAAGCTAGCTTCCTTGAATAGACTAATGGTTCAAAATAATCCCAAAGACTTACTCCAAATTCGGGGTCTTTATCTTCTACCATCCATTCTGTTGGGTATATGCGGTAGATTATATCGACTGCTTCACCCCTATGGTCGTAGCAGCCATCCTCATCCATTGCAATACTTTCGATTGGACAAAAAACAGATTGATAATGGCACAAAGACATTAAATATTCAACAGTACCAATATCTTCGAGAGCTTCAGATAGGGCTGCAAAAATAATATTGCAGTCTTCAGGAGATTTATTGAGATATTTTGCAGATTCTTCAATATATTGATTAAGCCCTATTTGAAGAACTGCTTCAGCGTTAATATTCGGGTCTACTTTCCCAAAATGTTTAGCGACTAGCCCATTTATTTTGAATGTTTCGACTATAAAAGTCGCCACTTCCGCATTACATTCAAGCAGGTAGATATTATCACCAACAATTGCAAAATCGCATCGAGCAATAAAAGGCACTTGCTTATTATTTTTGATTAATCGTAGGGTTGATTGAGGATAATCAAATTCAATTAGAGTCCGTTCATCAAACTGCTTCATAACCAGAGCCGCATGGTTTAAAACCTGCCAAACTCTTGTTGCTGCTTGCTTGATTTTTTCTATGGTTTCCGGTGCAACCATTAACACCTCATAGCAAGCATATTCATCGGCATCGTACCAGCTAAATATATCTTGATACTGCTGGTAAAACTTATGCCTAACATCGTTCATGAACTCGCTCCTCCAGCACGAAAACTACCAAAACCACTTACACGAGAACCTGGAGCGCTGCGGGTGTGACTATTGACGTAAGTTCCATCTCTACGAGTGTATCCATTTACGGAAACTGAACCGGAATGGCTACGATAACCACTACTGTAACCACCACTATAGCCGCTATAGTTACTACTGCTAGATTCATCTGAAGTATCTGAGGAAGTACCAGATGTACTGTTAAATTCAGAAGAAGCAATTTGATTATTAGCATCTTCTTCTTTTTTGATATCTTCGAGCAATGCGGTTAGGGTTTCAGGAGGACTAATATATAATGAGACGCTTGCTGTACATTCACTCTCAAAACTAGTTTTTTGTGTTAGACATTTTTTAATTTCATCAATTGCATTACTAACTTGGCGATAATTATTGCGATAAATGCTAAGTTGGGATTGTGCTTTCAAAGATAGATTAGTTGCCGAAGAAACATTTACAAGTAAATTAATTGCCTGCTGCCATTGCAACTTTGCATTCAATAATTCAGGTAATGTGATTAATGTAGTATCTTTAGTAAGGTTAGTAGCTTTTTGAGCTAATTCAACTGCTGATGAAAAGTTTTCAAGTGATTTTTGTTCACTTGTAATCACCTTATCTACATCATTAAAGTTGCGTTTTACAGATAATATTCCAAGCTTTGCTGTATCGGAAACATATGTAGCTGTAGGAATTTTTTCTAAAATGCTAATTGCCTGCTGCCATTTACCTTTCGCTTCTTGCCAATTATTGGAGTAAGCTTTCTCTTGGACTAGTATTGCTGCTTCCTCATCTAATTTAAGTGCAGCTTGTAAATTATTGAAAGCTGCTTCTTCAACCTGGATTTTTGAGTCAAGTTTAGCAAGTAATTGATTTAACTGTGATATTTGATTTTGGGCATTCTGATATGGATATCCTGGTAGATTTGGAACGATTTTTAGCTTTTCAATGGTTTGCTGTATCTTGGTTTGGTTTGCTTTTAAAGCATCCAAATTTGGAATACTATTAATATTACTATTTTCATTAACGATTGCCTGTACATCGGTAATTGCTTGTTGATGTGCTGAATAATCTTTCGTAATTTGCAGGATTTTACTAACGCCAAACCAACTTAAAAGTGCTGCGATAACTATAGGCAGCCAGGGTTTCTTTTTTCCACTCATTGTTATTTTATATATTTACACATCTACATAATTATTGTTCCCGTTATTTATCAAGTTTGAACACGAAATTAGCGAGTGATGGATTTCAACTGTTTTTTATCTGGTCTAATCCATCAGAAAGTCTGCAAAAGGACTTGCCAATACTCCGCTACCTCTTCAGGGGTTGCTAAATATGATATTTTTGTTTTTGTCATGATTGTTTGGTGTTCTGAAAATTGACTAGGTACACAAACTCTAACCAGTGGCTAGCAATAGTTGATTTAAAGGAATTGAGCATTCTTGCTTGTCGCCCCAGCATTTCCGAGCGATCGCTATTCCCCCTCTAACAGCTTTCAAAACATAGCTTCGGAAGTGGGAACCAAAACCCGTTTCCTTAATTTCAGCTTGTGTAGCGATGGCCTGCTGTGCCAATTCCTCTAAAGACAATTGCTGCTGATATTTTTGATGAAGTTCCCACAGATGCGAACGCTGGTTTTCTGAAAGTAGCGGCCAAACTTGATCAATCTCGGCTTGGTTAGCCGCAACTTCTCCCCAATTAGAAATTTTTAGTAGTTTCTCAATTACCGCTTCTGTGGACTGCTGATGATTTTCAACTGGTAACTCAGCTATGATTACCTGACTTTCTGAGTCATGAGTGATGACTATTGACTCAACTTCTTCTGTTAGGGTCTGTGTTTTTTGCTCTGCGTACTGTTCTTGTAATGTAGTCAGCGTATTAATTTCGGTTTCTGCAAGTGCTGACAATTGGCAATTGGGAATTGTTGCTTGTACTTGTGCCTCCAGTTTGGCTTTGGCGGCTTTTTCTCTGGCTAGGATATCGCGCTCTACCCATGCCGTGAAAACTTCCTCTCGGCGATCGCTAACGGGAACAGCGCGTCCATCGACAAAAACCAGATTCCCCTCATCATCTTTTTGGAAGTCTGGCGCGGGGACACCGTAAATCCAGACTTGGTTGCCTCGTGTTCCCTCTCGCCGCAATCGGGGGAATTTATACCCAGTAAGAGATGCTAGTTTTTGACAGACTTGCATGGGAGTATTTAGCTTTGCAAACATATTACTCTTAGCGCCAAGAATTAAACTCAAATCGGATTGATGAGTTTTTGCTTTCTCAAATACTGCTTGTGCTAATGGGTGATTGTTGCTCAATCCGTCCGTTTCTCGAAGCTCTTTGTACCCAATCCAGTCTAAAGCATCAATTTTTTTCCCAATAAAGCTTTTATTAGTATCGGGAATGAAATAATCTCCACCGCCATTTTTTAAAGCGGTAGACATGACGTTTATTTCTCTATCCGGTAGAAATTCCCTACCCACGCCAAGGTAGTAATCTAGTCGAATTATAGAATACCAGTTTTGATCATCTTTCTCTACTAATTCGGGAGTAACAGTCACGTTATAACGCCTTTCAATCTCACCTTTTCTGTGTTTTAACTGTTCGGACTCAGTTTTGCAATTCTGTTTATCTAATTTCAAAAACTGTTCATCTGTAATGCTTTCAGACGCTGTGACATTTTCACAGTGTCCCGCATATTCTGATTTGCAGTTGTTGTAAATTTCTTGCTTAGTAGTCTCTACTTCTGCGGGTTCAGGTAACTCATCTGCGCCCACTTCACAGATGATATGTCCCTCAGATTTCAAATCACTAACAATTTGCAATTCATAGCTATTCATCCCATCATTTATGATTGCCCCTAACTTTGCCCAGGTATTAATGCAAATACTCTCAAAATTGCCTTCTATCGATTCCTCAAATCCCAAATCAACGAGCTTTTTAATATTGGCTTTATTCTTGATGTACTCACCTGCTAGTAATGCCTTTACACTATTGGAGCCATTGCCTACCCTATTGATGCCTACTGGATTAAGCCAGATATAACGCGGGACTGGAAGGCGGTAACGTGATAAATGCTGTCTGACACCATCGGTAGTTTGTACGCCTTGAAAAATCCCAAAAACATAATCAAAATGCTTTTCTTCAATTGATACCCCAGTCTCAATGGTCGAGGTAGTTAGAACGAGGTCATAGTTTTTAATTACCTCATTTAAATCATCTGTACAGCCAAAAGCTGGATGACCAAGAGTAGTTGTACTTTTAGAATCAATTCGTAAAATTCTCAGGTGTGGCAGCAGTTTTTTATAGTACGCCTCCAAATTGCGAGAACCCCATTTAGAACTAGCCCGTTGTCCAGACAAAGCAACAAAGCACTTATCCCCATTCTCTAGTTTTTGGGTAAGGATTTTTACTAATTGGGCTGGATTATTACCCTGTACTAAATTTACCTGCCAAGGCTCTACAAACTGAAATGTATTTTCCACGAGAAAAGTGTCAATCTCTTGCCCAAGCAGCCCTTTGATAAAATCAATGCCAATATCGTTTAAGTCAGCATCAGCAATGAAGATTTTCCCACCATAATTAACAACATTCAGTAGCAGGCGTTTGAAATTTTTGATGATGGCTACGCGATCTGTCTGACAAGTCGAACTGCTCAACAAATGCCAGATTAGCTGCATGATTTCATCCAAAATCAACCAGCACCCTTTCCACTCATCAGGGTTAAATTTGGCTTGGCTTTTTGGATGTAAGCTATCAATTACTAACCCCATTCCGAAATGTGAGCCTTGCTCAGTCTGCTTCACTTCGGTAATGAAAGGTAATCCCAGTTTTTTTACAAGCTGCGTAGCAAGTTGCACCCGATGGGTAATTACTAACACTCTCCTCTCACCAGCGCGAATTATCGGGTCAGTTAGCCACTGGAGTAAGTGAGTTTTACCTGTGTTCTTTGGCGATTTCAAGCCTATTAGCTGCTTACCCAAAGGAATAGCCAACTCACCCAAGTAACGCTGATTTAAGTTCAAATCTGGGGTGTATGTGAGCCGCCTTAGTTGCTTGGTGTTCCACTCATCTAATTTCAGAGCATCGCAGTAAATAGTATCAAATTGGTCGCGGCCGTAAGCGGCTAGTACATCATCAATCCCTTTGCCTAATGCCAAATGCCACCCCATTACTCGGACTTCACAGCCACGCAAAGATAAAAGCTTGGCAGTTTTAGCGATCGCACCATTCACGCTTCTAACCGTGGTGCGCTTCACATCGGCATCAAAACAGAAATAAATTCGCCTGCCTGATTGAGCATAAGCGGCTAACTGTGGGATCAGGTATGGTGCGCCGTTATTTTCGCCGTATTCATCCTTTGGTTGGCGACGGCCTCCCCATACTCCGGGTATACCAATGGCGACATAACCACAAGATAAGATTGCAGCTGCTTTTTTAGCACCCTCGCAGATGATAACGGGAATTTGGGTATTCTCTCTCACCCATCGCCAAAAATCACCATAAGGTAAACTTTGGTAATTTTCTGGTAGTGCCACATCGTAGCGGCGGCTAATTAATTCCCAGATCCGGGCGGGAATCCGTAAGGCAAAAATTTCTGTGTCAACTTTGGGGGGATGCTCATACTTAATTGCCCTGCTGTTACCCTCATCTATTCTTGGCGTGTTGGGCTTGAAGCATCCCCAAAGGGAATCTTCACCGGTGATAATATTTATTCCACTACACCACCACCCACCATTAGAGAGGTGAGCATATCGCCGCATATCCCCATCGCGTAACCGTCCATCATTACGGCGGCTGATTTTATCGGAGTAAAGGAGATAATCAAAAGCGGCATTCCCTGACAGCGATTTGAAGTTAAGTGCCGCTATCTCACTGTCAATTGCACTCTCCCCCCACTCTTGCCAGTGGCTTGGTTCAAAATTTTCTCTGACTGGCAAACTATAAGGTGCGAATGGTTCTTCAATTTCTTGATGATTACCCAGTACTTGAATTTCGCTATCATGGTGATCGCCTTGCGCCATGTCATTTTGGCTGGAGGCTACAACAACTTGATGGACTTTTCCATCTCTGGACTCAAGTCTTGAGATTTCATGCAAAGCCCAAGGGGTACTTCTGAGCTTACCTCGCTTGTTGAATTTTCTGAAAACCTGCCTTAGTTCTTGATTTAGTGATTTTTGGGGTGAGGCTATCTTGCCGAATCCTTTGTGATTCATACTGCCACCCCTCCAACCTTGGCTTCAATTTGGAGAAGTACGGCGGCCACCTGACCACTAAACCAGCCAAGCTTGACTAATCGCTGTAAGTAAAAGGACTCCTGTAAGTTGAGGTTAGGCGATTGCAGTAACTCATCCGGGTCGGGGCATGGTCTTAGAGCAACGTCACAGCAACCCGCTTTTAAATATTTGGTGCTAGTTCGGCGATCGCTTATATGGTTTGATAATTCCGAAATTCGAGATTCTTGATTGTTGGGGAAAGTTTGCGTTAGAATAGTAGGCTTTTCATTCGCAAACCCCTGTCTGTCAGAAGTGAGGGGTTTATTCATTGGGTT is a window from the Nostoc sp. ATCC 53789 genome containing:
- a CDS encoding ParB/RepB/Spo0J family partition protein, which translates into the protein MSKKDQPYTSQLKGVAALLGESFNQTQSTANSPTTVAINLIKLPQSQPRRYFDLKKLEELSRSIKELGILEPLLVRPLPGGGYEVVAGERRYRAASMAALTEVLIISREMDDATAYQVRLVENLQREDLNPLEETEGILELLVLRLEMTRDEVISHLNRMRNVCDRYEENSELRHNVMSQPETKIIEELFSSLGRMSWQSFVKNRLPLLNLPPDVLEVLRSGQIEYTKALAIARIQDEKTRIQFLEDAIAYNLSLSEIKRKIKEIEQQTKSETPSLKDLADDTFRRLKKSQVWDDPKKKAKVEKLLAQLDALMQDDNPK
- a CDS encoding aldo/keto reductase → MELSTLQGQPASILGLAGQSIDAATVLLAFEAGINYFFFYNLESENFLGGLKSLLLTNREQVLVATGSEDRDISSLRLYLDSVRHCLNVDRVDIFFIEYVSPADDMTQVQVLLDELRLWKDSGVVRYVGVTTHNRAIALEMIKRHQCDVLMHRYNMAHRQAEQNVLPAAQKAGIPVVAFTCTRWGTLLKGHHNWHGKLPTAADCYRYALNHSGVRLALTAPKTRQQLEENLAVLHAPQIEAQELANWQKYGNLIYGTGQDAFDTQWV
- a CDS encoding plasmid replication protein, CyRepA1 family, with the translated sequence MNHKGFGKIASPQKSLNQELRQVFRKFNKRGKLRSTPWALHEISRLESRDGKVHQVVVASSQNDMAQGDHHDSEIQVLGNHQEIEEPFAPYSLPVRENFEPSHWQEWGESAIDSEIAALNFKSLSGNAAFDYLLYSDKISRRNDGRLRDGDMRRYAHLSNGGWWCSGINIITGEDSLWGCFKPNTPRIDEGNSRAIKYEHPPKVDTEIFALRIPARIWELISRRYDVALPENYQSLPYGDFWRWVRENTQIPVIICEGAKKAAAILSCGYVAIGIPGVWGGRRQPKDEYGENNGAPYLIPQLAAYAQSGRRIYFCFDADVKRTTVRSVNGAIAKTAKLLSLRGCEVRVMGWHLALGKGIDDVLAAYGRDQFDTIYCDALKLDEWNTKQLRRLTYTPDLNLNQRYLGELAIPLGKQLIGLKSPKNTGKTHLLQWLTDPIIRAGERRVLVITHRVQLATQLVKKLGLPFITEVKQTEQGSHFGMGLVIDSLHPKSQAKFNPDEWKGCWLILDEIMQLIWHLLSSSTCQTDRVAIIKNFKRLLLNVVNYGGKIFIADADLNDIGIDFIKGLLGQEIDTFLVENTFQFVEPWQVNLVQGNNPAQLVKILTQKLENGDKCFVALSGQRASSKWGSRNLEAYYKKLLPHLRILRIDSKSTTTLGHPAFGCTDDLNEVIKNYDLVLTTSTIETGVSIEEKHFDYVFGIFQGVQTTDGVRQHLSRYRLPVPRYIWLNPVGINRVGNGSNSVKALLAGEYIKNKANIKKLVDLGFEESIEGNFESICINTWAKLGAIINDGMNSYELQIVSDLKSEGHIICEVGADELPEPAEVETTKQEIYNNCKSEYAGHCENVTASESITDEQFLKLDKQNCKTESEQLKHRKGEIERRYNVTVTPELVEKDDQNWYSIIRLDYYLGVGREFLPDREINVMSTALKNGGGDYFIPDTNKSFIGKKIDALDWIGYKELRETDGLSNNHPLAQAVFEKAKTHQSDLSLILGAKSNMFAKLNTPMQVCQKLASLTGYKFPRLRREGTRGNQVWIYGVPAPDFQKDDEGNLVFVDGRAVPVSDRREEVFTAWVERDILAREKAAKAKLEAQVQATIPNCQLSALAETEINTLTTLQEQYAEQKTQTLTEEVESIVITHDSESQVIIAELPVENHQQSTEAVIEKLLKISNWGEVAANQAEIDQVWPLLSENQRSHLWELHQKYQQQLSLEELAQQAIATQAEIKETGFGSHFRSYVLKAVRGGIAIARKCWGDKQECSIPLNQLLLATG
- a CDS encoding glutathionylspermidine synthase family protein, whose protein sequence is MNDVRHKFYQQYQDIFSWYDADEYACYEVLMVAPETIEKIKQAATRVWQVLNHAALVMKQFDERTLIEFDYPQSTLRLIKNNKQVPFIARCDFAIVGDNIYLLECNAEVATFIVETFKINGLVAKHFGKVDPNINAEAVLQIGLNQYIEESAKYLNKSPEDCNIIFAALSEALEDIGTVEYLMSLCHYQSVFCPIESIAMDEDGCYDHRGEAVDIIYRIYPTEWMVEDKDPEFGVSLWDYFEPLVYSRKLALINPVSAFVMQNKALMALITELGFDFFSQNNLAGFEHFLPTFMEQDKINPPLVSKPTWGREGREVKVIKSNQEIACNPDPEYAYFAKVYQKYADLPIIKVEGEEYRLQLSCFLINGVAEGVAARIGKDVINNNSKFLPIGF